A single Stutzerimonas stutzeri DNA region contains:
- a CDS encoding NAD(P)/FAD-dependent oxidoreductase has protein sequence MERVDCVVIGAGVVGLAVARAMALQGREVLLLEAESAIGTGTSSRNSEVIHAGIYYPQGSLKARLCVAGRDALYAFCESHGVPYRRCGKLIVATDASQLAGLEALQAHALANGVDDLQRLDGDQVKTLEPSLQAVAGLLSPSTGIVDSHALMLALQGDAEAAGALLALRAPVTSIEVMDAGLCVEVGGDEPMTLLATTVINCAGHHAPVIAAHTRGLPAEWVPRRYFAKGSYFSLAPATPFRHLIYPLPEPGGLGVHLTLDLGGQARFGPDVEWVDGLDYPVDETRAEGFYAAIRRYWPSLPDGALQPAYTGIRPKISGPGEPAADFRIDGPAQHGMAGLVNLFGIESPGLTAALAIADEVSQRLET, from the coding sequence ATGGAGCGGGTCGATTGCGTTGTCATCGGAGCCGGTGTGGTGGGGCTCGCGGTTGCGCGAGCCATGGCTTTGCAAGGGCGCGAAGTGCTGCTGCTGGAGGCCGAGTCGGCCATCGGGACGGGCACCAGTTCGCGCAACAGCGAAGTCATCCATGCCGGTATCTATTACCCGCAGGGCTCGCTGAAGGCGCGTCTGTGCGTCGCCGGGCGGGATGCGCTGTATGCATTCTGCGAGAGCCACGGGGTGCCGTACCGGCGCTGCGGCAAGCTCATCGTCGCGACCGACGCGTCTCAGTTGGCCGGCCTCGAGGCATTGCAGGCACATGCGCTGGCCAATGGGGTCGATGATCTGCAGCGGCTCGATGGCGATCAGGTAAAGACTCTGGAGCCGTCGCTCCAGGCCGTTGCCGGACTGCTGTCGCCGAGTACCGGCATCGTTGACAGCCATGCGCTGATGCTGGCGCTGCAAGGCGATGCCGAGGCGGCGGGTGCGCTGCTGGCATTGCGCGCGCCGGTGACATCCATCGAGGTCATGGACGCTGGATTGTGTGTTGAGGTTGGCGGCGACGAGCCGATGACCCTGCTCGCGACGACCGTGATCAATTGCGCAGGGCATCACGCGCCGGTGATTGCCGCCCATACGCGGGGGCTGCCTGCCGAGTGGGTGCCGCGGCGCTATTTTGCCAAGGGCAGCTATTTCAGCCTGGCGCCGGCGACGCCCTTCCGGCACCTGATCTATCCGCTGCCCGAACCCGGCGGGCTGGGCGTTCACCTGACGCTGGATCTCGGTGGTCAGGCCCGTTTTGGCCCGGACGTGGAATGGGTGGATGGGTTGGACTATCCGGTCGACGAAACGCGCGCCGAGGGATTCTACGCGGCCATCCGCCGCTATTGGCCGTCGCTGCCGGACGGCGCCCTACAACCGGCCTATACGGGTATCCGACCGAAGATCAGCGGCCCGGGCGAACCGGCTGCGGATTTCCGCATCGACGGCCCGGCGCAGCATGGGATGGCCGGATTGGTGAATCTGTTCGGCATCGAGTCGCCAGGGTTGACTGCTGCCCTGGCGATTGCCGATGAGGTGAGCCAGCGCCTCGAAACCTGA
- a CDS encoding YitT family protein, producing the protein MHNDTPDAAQAETMAAIFVRHPLWEDALALLLGTAMVALGIAFYSHAGLLTGGTVGLAFLFKYFAGWPFGLVFFIINIPFYGLAIWRMGWSFTLRTVIAVGLVSLLAELTPHWIRFAELNVYYAALFGGFAMGIGLLMLFRHRASLGGVNILALYLQERFGLRAGTFQMGVDALIVLAAIFIVPPEQVVLSVLGAVALNLVLAINHRADRYMGVS; encoded by the coding sequence ATGCATAACGACACGCCGGACGCCGCGCAGGCGGAGACCATGGCCGCGATATTCGTGCGTCATCCGCTTTGGGAGGATGCGCTTGCCCTGCTGCTGGGCACCGCCATGGTCGCGCTGGGTATTGCCTTTTACAGCCATGCGGGGCTGCTGACTGGCGGCACGGTCGGCTTGGCTTTTCTGTTCAAGTACTTTGCCGGTTGGCCTTTCGGTCTGGTGTTTTTTATCATCAATATTCCATTCTACGGGCTGGCTATCTGGCGAATGGGCTGGAGTTTCACCCTGCGCACGGTGATTGCGGTGGGGCTGGTATCGCTGCTGGCTGAACTGACACCGCACTGGATTCGCTTCGCCGAGTTGAACGTCTACTACGCCGCGCTGTTCGGCGGCTTCGCCATGGGTATCGGGCTGCTGATGCTGTTCCGCCACCGCGCCAGTCTGGGCGGGGTGAATATCCTCGCATTGTATTTGCAGGAGCGTTTCGGCCTGCGCGCGGGAACGTTCCAGATGGGCGTCGATGCGCTGATCGTGCTGGCAGCGATATTCATCGTGCCCCCGGAGCAGGTCGTGCTGTCGGTCCTGGGCGCGGTGGCCTTGAATCTGGTGCTGGCGATCAATCATCGCGCTGACCGCTACATGGGCGTCAGCTAG
- a CDS encoding tripartite tricarboxylate transporter TctB family protein translates to MSAATGRPRWANVNTLLGVFWLSAALVFVFYLVPNYIEEAPMIQNPMQSPRWLPGVAGWLVAVLSLALIVEGCLRPPERTASATASAPAWRWLLMIAGLGAYWLLFEPLGAIAAGILGTLLLFAAHPVRKPWLYLLAVALPWLVSLLFIHVLNVPLPSGTLWD, encoded by the coding sequence ATGAGCGCTGCCACCGGTCGTCCGCGCTGGGCCAACGTCAATACGCTGCTCGGCGTCTTCTGGCTGTCGGCTGCGCTGGTGTTCGTTTTCTATCTGGTACCCAACTACATCGAAGAAGCGCCGATGATCCAGAACCCCATGCAGTCGCCGCGCTGGCTGCCCGGCGTCGCCGGCTGGCTGGTCGCCGTGCTCTCGCTGGCGCTGATCGTCGAAGGCTGCCTGCGGCCGCCGGAACGCACGGCCAGCGCCACGGCCAGCGCGCCAGCGTGGCGCTGGCTGTTGATGATCGCCGGATTGGGCGCGTACTGGCTGTTGTTCGAGCCGCTGGGCGCCATCGCCGCCGGCATTCTCGGCACCCTGCTGTTGTTTGCCGCGCACCCGGTGCGCAAGCCATGGCTGTACCTGCTGGCCGTTGCCTTGCCGTGGCTGGTGAGCCTGTTGTTCATCCACGTACTGAACGTCCCGCTGCCTTCGGGCACGCTCTGGGACTGA
- a CDS encoding Bug family tripartite tricarboxylate transporter substrate binding protein, translating into MVDNVRITGNGRLPAGPGARSLPGRHNNYKMGFSMPLTLKRTVRLLMLGATLPLLSLSAQAAEWPTDTVRLVVPYAPGGTTDVLSRKVADLLQKEIGTVVVENRPGAGSTTATGQLARGGRGADHTIAMASPGHTIGPVIYKNLPYDPVKDFKFIRNVIEIPNVMVVPANSPYDSVEAFIEAAKTREMTFSSSGVGSSIHMSGELFKTMTGTRMTHVPFRGSGEALPALLSGDVDVSFENMPTVLSHIQSGKLRALAVTSAEPSPYLPGVEPLSKLGADQGLGDFVTTAWFGLIADDSMSDEAVQTLQDALGKVMEDESFKDFAAQIGGEAASQQGDAFRDYVAEDVARWQHVAGQAELQ; encoded by the coding sequence ATGGTGGACAACGTCCGCATCACCGGTAATGGCCGTTTGCCAGCCGGGCCGGGCGCTCGTTCGCTCCCCGGACGCCACAACAACTACAAGATGGGATTTTCTATGCCGCTGACTCTCAAGCGTACCGTACGCCTGCTTATGCTGGGCGCCACGCTCCCGCTCCTGTCCCTCTCCGCTCAGGCTGCCGAATGGCCGACCGACACCGTGCGTCTCGTCGTGCCCTACGCACCGGGCGGCACCACCGACGTGCTCTCGCGCAAGGTGGCCGATCTGCTGCAGAAGGAAATCGGCACCGTGGTGGTCGAGAACCGCCCCGGCGCTGGGTCGACCACCGCCACCGGCCAATTGGCGCGCGGCGGTCGTGGGGCGGACCACACCATCGCCATGGCCTCGCCCGGACATACCATCGGTCCGGTGATCTACAAGAACCTGCCCTACGATCCGGTGAAGGACTTCAAATTCATCCGCAACGTGATCGAGATTCCCAACGTCATGGTCGTCCCGGCAAACAGCCCGTACGACAGCGTCGAGGCCTTCATCGAGGCGGCGAAAACCAGGGAAATGACCTTCAGTTCTTCCGGCGTCGGCAGCTCGATCCATATGTCCGGCGAGCTGTTCAAGACCATGACCGGCACCCGCATGACCCACGTCCCCTTCCGCGGCAGCGGCGAGGCGCTGCCGGCCCTGCTCAGCGGCGATGTCGACGTGTCGTTCGAGAACATGCCGACCGTGCTCTCGCACATCCAGTCCGGCAAGCTCAGGGCGCTGGCGGTCACCTCCGCCGAGCCGTCGCCGTATCTGCCAGGCGTCGAGCCGCTGTCGAAACTCGGTGCCGACCAGGGCCTCGGTGATTTCGTCACCACCGCCTGGTTCGGCCTGATCGCCGATGACAGCATGTCAGACGAGGCTGTGCAGACCTTGCAGGACGCGTTGGGCAAGGTCATGGAGGATGAAAGCTTCAAGGACTTCGCCGCCCAGATCGGTGGCGAGGCGGCGAGCCAGCAAGGCGATGCGTTCCGCGATTACGTCGCCGAGGACGTGGCGCGTTGGCAGCACGTGGCCGGCCAGGCCGAACTCCAGTAA
- a CDS encoding Bug family tripartite tricarboxylate transporter substrate binding protein has translation MKPIVKCLLPLLLGATLPLASPIQAAEWPTDTVRLVVPYAPGGTTDVLSRKVADLLQKEIGTVVVENRPGAGSTTATGQLARGGRGADHTIAMASPGHTIGPVIYKNLPYDPVKDFKFIRNVIEIPNVMVVPANSPYDSVEAFIEAAKTREMTFSSAGVGSSIHMSGELFKAMTGTRMTHVPFRGSGEALPALLSGDVDVSFENMPAVLSHIQSGKLRALAVTSAEPSPYLPGVEPLSKLGAELGLGDFVTTAWFGLVADDSMSDEAVRTLQGALDKVMEDPSFKDFVAQIGGEPASQEGDAFRDYVAQDVERWNRVAGQAQLE, from the coding sequence ATGAAGCCCATCGTCAAATGCCTGCTGCCCCTCCTGCTGGGCGCCACACTCCCGCTCGCTTCCCCAATCCAGGCTGCCGAATGGCCGACCGACACCGTGCGTCTCGTCGTGCCCTACGCACCGGGCGGCACCACCGACGTGCTCTCGCGCAAGGTGGCCGACCTGCTGCAGAAGGAAATCGGCACCGTGGTGGTCGAGAACCGCCCCGGCGCTGGATCGACCACCGCCACCGGCCAATTGGCGCGCGGCGGTCGTGGGGCGGACCACACCATCGCCATGGCCTCGCCCGGACATACCATCGGTCCGGTGATCTACAAGAACCTGCCCTACGATCCGGTGAAGGACTTCAAATTCATCCGCAACGTGATCGAGATTCCCAACGTCATGGTCGTCCCGGCAAACAGCCCGTACGACAGTGTCGAGGCCTTCATCGAGGCGGCGAAAACCAGGGAAATGACCTTCAGCTCGGCAGGCGTCGGCAGCTCGATCCACATGTCCGGTGAGCTGTTCAAGGCCATGACCGGCACCCGCATGACCCATGTCCCCTTCCGCGGCAGTGGCGAGGCCCTGCCGGCGCTGCTCAGTGGCGACGTGGACGTGTCGTTCGAAAACATGCCGGCGGTGCTCTCGCACATCCAGTCCGGCAAGCTCCGCGCGCTCGCGGTCACCTCCGCCGAGCCGTCGCCTTATCTACCGGGCGTCGAGCCGCTGTCGAAACTTGGCGCCGAGCTGGGCCTCGGTGATTTCGTCACCACCGCCTGGTTCGGCCTGGTGGCCGATGACAGCATGTCCGACGAGGCTGTTCGGACACTCCAGGGCGCGCTGGACAAAGTCATGGAGGACCCGAGTTTCAAGGATTTCGTCGCGCAGATTGGCGGTGAGCCCGCGAGCCAGGAAGGCGACGCCTTTCGTGACTATGTGGCGCAGGATGTCGAGCGCTGGAATCGGGTAGCCGGGCAGGCGCAACTGGAGTGA
- a CDS encoding dihydrofolate reductase, with product MSQFSLPLSMIAAVARNGVIGHDNAMPWHLPADLKHFKAMTLGKPIIMGRKTWDSLGRPLPGRLNLVVSRQPGLQLDGAETFTSLGAARVRAEQWAREHGVEELMLIGGAQLYTQALDQAQRLYLTRIEAEPDGDAFFPAFDEAEWQRIDSQEHPCEGEAPAYRFETWQRR from the coding sequence ATGAGCCAATTCTCCCTTCCCCTTTCGATGATCGCCGCCGTTGCGCGAAACGGCGTCATCGGGCACGACAACGCAATGCCGTGGCACTTGCCGGCGGATCTCAAGCACTTCAAGGCCATGACGCTCGGCAAGCCGATCATCATGGGGCGCAAGACCTGGGACTCGCTCGGCCGGCCGCTGCCGGGCCGTTTGAATCTCGTGGTCAGCCGTCAGCCCGGCCTGCAGCTCGATGGCGCCGAAACCTTCACCAGCCTGGGTGCCGCGCGGGTACGCGCCGAACAGTGGGCGCGTGAGCATGGCGTCGAGGAGCTGATGCTGATCGGTGGGGCGCAGCTCTATACCCAGGCCCTGGATCAGGCACAGCGCCTGTACCTCACGCGGATCGAAGCCGAACCCGATGGCGATGCATTCTTTCCTGCCTTCGACGAAGCTGAATGGCAGCGTATCGACAGTCAGGAGCACCCGTGCGAAGGCGAGGCACCGGCCTATCGCTTCGAGACCTGGCAGCGGCGCTGA
- a CDS encoding metallophosphoesterase family protein, with translation MRIGVISDTHGLLRPEALLALSGCERIIHAGDIGKPAVLDALRELAPLEAIRGNVDTGDWAVAIPDRLDLQLGGLHIHVLHDLKELDRDPRAAGIDVVIAGHSHQPRIEEVDGVLYLNPGSAGRRRFKLPISLALLDIVDGQPRPQLVTLG, from the coding sequence ATGCGCATCGGCGTCATCTCGGATACCCACGGGCTGCTACGGCCGGAAGCTCTCCTGGCCCTCTCGGGCTGCGAACGGATCATTCACGCCGGCGATATCGGCAAACCCGCCGTGCTCGACGCCCTGCGTGAACTCGCCCCGCTGGAGGCGATTCGCGGCAATGTCGACACGGGTGATTGGGCCGTCGCGATTCCCGACCGGTTGGACCTGCAGCTGGGCGGGCTGCACATCCATGTCCTTCACGACCTCAAGGAACTGGATCGGGACCCGCGTGCAGCCGGAATCGACGTGGTGATCGCCGGACATTCGCACCAGCCGAGGATCGAAGAAGTCGATGGCGTGCTCTATCTCAACCCCGGCAGTGCCGGGCGCCGTCGTTTCAAACTTCCGATCAGCCTGGCGCTGCTGGACATTGTGGACGGCCAGCCCCGTCCGCAACTGGTCACACTGGGCTGA
- a CDS encoding CaiB/BaiF CoA transferase family protein — MAVLQGIKVLDLTRILAGPWSTMALADLGAEVWKIESPEGGDDTRSWMPPAKAGISTYYLSANRSKQSLAVDLRKPEGRQLILDLAAQADVVVENFLPASLKRLGLDYAALSAVNPRLIHCSITGYGRDNPLENRPGYDFIIQAESGFMSITGEKDGEPMRLGVAFIDLVTGMNAVQGILAALYEREKSGLGQSVDIALSDSALHFLANVASGYLNTGKVPQRYGNAHASIVPYQLFNTADGSIALAVGNDEQYRRLCLDVLKRPELYADPRFTENKGRTGHREVLLPLLQEAFAGWNNEALIAALRAQGIPVGEVKDVAQAFDSQTARYRDLVVSAEHPVAGEVRMVRSPLRLSRTPTVAPKAPPLHGQHTDGVLKRVLGKSDADLAALRQAGAIR; from the coding sequence GTGGCCGTTCTGCAAGGCATCAAGGTACTGGATTTGACGCGCATCCTGGCGGGGCCGTGGTCGACCATGGCACTGGCCGATCTCGGCGCTGAAGTCTGGAAGATCGAAAGCCCTGAGGGGGGTGACGACACTCGCAGCTGGATGCCGCCGGCCAAGGCGGGTATTTCGACCTACTACCTCAGCGCCAATCGCAGCAAGCAGAGCCTGGCGGTGGACCTGCGCAAGCCGGAAGGCCGCCAACTGATCCTCGACCTGGCGGCGCAGGCCGATGTCGTGGTGGAGAATTTTCTACCGGCGAGCCTGAAGCGCCTCGGGCTGGACTATGCGGCGCTGTCAGCGGTGAACCCACGGTTGATCCACTGCTCGATCACCGGCTACGGTCGTGACAACCCGTTGGAGAACCGTCCGGGCTACGATTTCATCATTCAGGCCGAGAGCGGTTTCATGTCGATTACCGGCGAGAAGGACGGCGAGCCCATGCGCCTGGGGGTTGCGTTCATCGATCTGGTCACCGGCATGAATGCGGTGCAGGGCATCCTCGCCGCGCTGTACGAGCGCGAAAAATCGGGTCTGGGACAGTCGGTGGATATCGCCTTGTCCGACAGTGCGCTGCACTTTCTCGCCAATGTCGCCTCCGGCTACCTCAACACCGGCAAGGTGCCACAGCGCTACGGCAACGCCCACGCCAGCATCGTCCCGTATCAGCTGTTCAATACGGCCGATGGCAGCATCGCGCTGGCGGTGGGCAATGACGAACAGTACCGACGCCTGTGCCTGGACGTGCTGAAGCGACCGGAGCTGTACGCCGACCCACGCTTCACCGAGAACAAAGGGCGCACCGGGCACCGCGAGGTGCTGCTGCCTCTGTTGCAGGAGGCGTTCGCCGGCTGGAACAACGAGGCGTTGATCGCGGCGCTGCGCGCGCAGGGGATACCGGTCGGTGAAGTGAAGGACGTGGCGCAGGCGTTCGACTCGCAGACCGCCCGCTACCGCGATCTTGTGGTCAGCGCCGAGCATCCTGTCGCTGGAGAAGTGCGTATGGTGCGCAGCCCGCTGCGTTTGTCGCGCACGCCGACCGTTGCGCCCAAGGCGCCGCCGTTGCACGGGCAGCACACCGACGGTGTTCTAAAGCGTGTGCTCGGCAAGAGCGATGCCGACCTGGCGGCGCTGCGACAGGCCGGCGCGATTCGCTGA
- a CDS encoding glycerophosphodiester phosphodiesterase has protein sequence MARPVRITLRHWLTACLSLPMAVFAASPQTAHEARLHDLRKEPSPLVIAHRGASGYVPEHTLGAYALAILQGADYIEPDLVMTRDGELVARHDNELGLTTDVSQHPEFADRKRTQTVDGVSLTGWFSEDFTLAELKTLRAIERIPDIRPGNARLDRSLEIPTLQEIIDLVKTLQLSERRRIGLYPETKHPTHFQTLGLDMEQPLVRILHRNGYAGRHAPVYIQSFEVENLKTLSRLTQLRLVQLFGGGQPYDQQVRGSDLTYAQMATAAGLKAISQYAVGVGPEKSYIIPRDANGNLGQPTDFVPNAHAAGLKVHPYTFRAENAFLPSNLRKGDSPADRGDIETEIQAFLDAGIDGLFIDQPDIAVRLRAE, from the coding sequence ATGGCTCGCCCTGTCCGCATCACCCTGCGTCATTGGCTTACCGCCTGCCTGTCGCTGCCAATGGCCGTCTTCGCCGCGTCCCCCCAGACGGCGCACGAGGCGAGGCTGCACGACCTGCGAAAAGAACCCAGCCCTCTGGTGATCGCCCACCGCGGCGCCAGCGGCTACGTACCGGAGCACACCCTGGGCGCTTACGCCCTGGCGATTCTGCAAGGTGCCGACTACATCGAGCCGGACCTGGTGATGACCCGCGACGGCGAGCTGGTGGCCCGCCACGACAACGAGCTCGGACTGACCACCGATGTGTCGCAGCATCCGGAATTCGCTGATCGCAAGCGCACCCAGACGGTCGATGGGGTCAGCCTGACCGGCTGGTTCAGCGAGGACTTCACCCTGGCCGAACTGAAAACCCTGCGCGCCATCGAGCGCATTCCGGACATTCGCCCCGGCAACGCCCGCCTCGACCGCAGCCTGGAAATTCCGACCCTGCAGGAAATCATCGATCTGGTGAAAACCCTGCAGCTGAGCGAACGCAGGCGCATCGGTCTGTACCCCGAAACCAAGCATCCTACCCACTTCCAGACACTCGGCCTGGACATGGAGCAGCCGCTGGTGCGCATCCTTCACCGCAACGGCTACGCGGGCCGCCACGCGCCGGTGTACATCCAGTCGTTCGAAGTGGAAAACCTCAAGACCCTCAGCCGCCTGACTCAGCTGCGCCTGGTGCAGCTGTTCGGCGGCGGCCAGCCGTACGATCAGCAGGTGCGCGGCAGCGACCTGACCTATGCACAAATGGCGACCGCTGCAGGCCTCAAGGCGATTTCGCAGTACGCGGTCGGCGTCGGCCCGGAAAAGAGCTACATCATTCCACGCGATGCCAACGGTAACCTCGGCCAGCCCACCGACTTCGTGCCGAACGCACACGCCGCAGGGCTCAAAGTGCACCCCTACACCTTCCGCGCCGAAAACGCTTTCCTGCCCAGCAACCTGCGCAAGGGCGATTCACCCGCCGATCGCGGCGATATCGAGACCGAGATCCAGGCCTTCCTCGACGCGGGTATCGACGGGCTGTTCATCGACCAGCCGGACATCGCCGTGCGCCTGCGCGCCGAATAA
- a CDS encoding DUF2868 domain-containing protein, with protein MPPTSPNSLTPFDRLWLTEAIRLREEHAGPLDDDEASRHARAQGGELSDLIERRALWLARRDGLIEAQRHWLQGAKLAGVTLALLALFTGAGLAWAALGDGQRPVNAFWALGSLLGLNLLTLLGWLLGLLLVGDSGGALGRLWLWLSERLARDARAVQLAPALLTVLQQRRLGRWLLGFGVHGLWLLAMSSALVTMLALLATRRYGFVWETTILGEGAFVALTQALGTLPSLLGFSVPDIEQIRASGALLSDYEGARQSWAGWLVGVVLIYGVLPRLLLTLWCLWRWRRGRGQLRLDLRLPAYRLLRERLQPPSERLGINDAAPAQLQAPTLGAKLDGTEGAVLVGIELEQDRTWPVKLPAGVADAGVLDDREQRRRLLDQLTRFPPQRLAIACDPRRSPDRGTLALIGELSRCAASSRVWLLQAPAGQALDSGRLQDWHQALDALGLAHSSSAPLTWLETGHD; from the coding sequence ATGCCCCCGACCTCGCCGAACTCGCTGACGCCTTTCGATCGCCTCTGGCTGACCGAAGCCATACGCTTGCGCGAAGAGCATGCCGGGCCGCTGGACGATGACGAGGCCAGTCGTCATGCGCGGGCGCAGGGCGGCGAGCTGTCCGATCTGATCGAGCGACGCGCACTGTGGCTGGCGCGCCGCGACGGGCTGATCGAGGCGCAGCGGCATTGGCTGCAGGGCGCAAAGCTGGCCGGAGTGACACTGGCACTGCTCGCACTGTTCACCGGAGCCGGACTTGCCTGGGCAGCGCTGGGCGACGGTCAGCGTCCGGTCAATGCATTCTGGGCATTGGGCAGTCTGCTCGGGCTGAACCTGCTGACCTTGCTCGGCTGGCTACTGGGCCTGCTGCTGGTCGGCGACAGTGGCGGCGCATTGGGCCGACTCTGGCTATGGCTCAGCGAAAGGCTCGCACGTGACGCCCGCGCCGTGCAGCTGGCCCCGGCACTGCTGACGGTATTGCAGCAACGGCGTCTCGGCCGCTGGCTGTTGGGGTTTGGTGTGCATGGCCTGTGGTTGTTGGCGATGTCCAGCGCGCTGGTGACGATGCTGGCCTTGCTGGCGACCCGCCGTTATGGCTTCGTCTGGGAAACCACCATCCTCGGCGAAGGCGCCTTCGTCGCGTTGACCCAGGCGCTCGGCACACTGCCATCGCTGCTCGGTTTCAGCGTGCCGGACATCGAACAGATCCGCGCCAGCGGAGCCCTGCTCAGCGATTACGAAGGCGCCCGGCAGAGTTGGGCGGGTTGGCTGGTCGGCGTGGTGCTGATCTACGGCGTGCTGCCGCGCCTGCTGCTGACGCTATGGTGCCTGTGGCGCTGGCGGCGCGGTCGCGGCCAGCTCCGCCTGGATCTACGACTGCCTGCCTACCGCCTGCTACGCGAGCGCTTACAGCCACCCAGCGAGCGTCTCGGTATCAATGATGCCGCGCCCGCGCAGCTCCAGGCGCCGACCCTTGGCGCAAAGCTCGATGGCACCGAAGGTGCGGTCCTGGTCGGCATCGAACTGGAGCAGGACCGAACCTGGCCGGTGAAATTGCCTGCAGGCGTAGCCGATGCCGGCGTGCTGGACGACCGCGAGCAACGCCGTCGTCTGCTGGACCAGCTGACCCGCTTCCCGCCACAACGCCTGGCCATCGCCTGCGACCCACGCCGCTCGCCCGACCGTGGCACGCTGGCGCTGATCGGCGAGTTGAGCCGGTGCGCGGCCAGCAGCCGTGTCTGGCTGCTACAGGCACCGGCTGGGCAAGCGCTGGACAGCGGCCGCCTGCAGGATTGGCATCAGGCGCTGGACGCCCTCGGCCTCGCCCATTCGAGCAGCGCACCCTTGACCTGGTTGGAGACCGGACATGACTGA
- a CDS encoding tripartite tricarboxylate transporter permease — translation MEGFSEVLSLFLSVDNFVAIGIGVLIGVVVGAIPGLTATMAVALALPFTFSLEPVTAILLLVGIYKGGMYGGSITAILIHTPGSPAAACTLLDGYPLTQQGKAKKALQMALYSSCIADVLSNLALILFASYLAKIALNFGPPEFFWLICFSLTIIISIAGESAIKGLIAASLGVIVSSIGMDVVYGSQRLTFDSYNLMDRVSFVPLLIGLFAIPEVIDFYLKKAEPHIRAATSGAGLTFKELKSSLKTIVRGSVIGVIIGAIPGTGATAATFISYSEAKRRSPNAANFGKGELEGVAAAESGNNGVAGATLIPLLSLGIPGDVITAIILGAFMIHGLTPGPVLFQENLTLIYALFCGIMLSSAVLLFVGQGVIKYFSLVADIPKAILLPIVLMFCVYGSFAVNNSVFDIGLMLFFGVVGYVFNRTGFATAPFLLGFILGPMFEDNLRRTLLIGRGDPMIFFRGPITWIFIALTALSLFFAIRRYWQERIRPR, via the coding sequence ATGGAAGGTTTTTCCGAAGTCCTGAGCCTGTTCCTGAGCGTCGACAACTTCGTCGCAATCGGCATCGGCGTACTGATCGGCGTGGTCGTCGGCGCCATTCCCGGCCTGACCGCAACCATGGCAGTCGCCCTGGCCCTGCCGTTCACCTTCAGCCTCGAACCGGTCACCGCGATCCTGTTGCTGGTGGGCATTTACAAGGGCGGAATGTACGGCGGCTCGATCACCGCCATCCTGATCCACACGCCCGGCTCGCCCGCAGCGGCCTGCACGCTGCTCGACGGCTATCCGCTGACCCAGCAAGGCAAGGCCAAGAAGGCGCTGCAGATGGCCCTGTACTCCTCGTGCATCGCCGATGTGCTGTCGAACCTGGCGTTGATCCTGTTCGCCTCCTACCTGGCGAAGATCGCCCTGAATTTTGGCCCGCCCGAGTTTTTCTGGCTGATCTGCTTTTCCCTGACGATCATCATTTCGATTGCGGGCGAGTCGGCGATCAAGGGCCTGATTGCCGCGAGCCTCGGGGTGATCGTCTCATCGATCGGCATGGACGTGGTCTACGGTAGCCAGCGGCTGACCTTCGACAGCTACAACCTGATGGACCGGGTCTCGTTCGTGCCGCTGCTGATCGGGCTGTTCGCCATACCGGAGGTGATCGACTTCTACCTGAAGAAAGCGGAGCCGCACATCCGCGCGGCGACCAGCGGTGCCGGCCTGACATTCAAGGAACTCAAATCCAGCCTCAAGACCATCGTGCGCGGCTCGGTCATCGGCGTGATCATCGGAGCGATCCCCGGTACCGGTGCCACCGCGGCGACCTTCATTTCCTATAGCGAAGCCAAGCGACGCTCGCCGAACGCCGCCAATTTCGGCAAGGGCGAACTCGAAGGCGTTGCCGCGGCGGAGTCCGGCAACAACGGCGTCGCCGGCGCAACGCTTATCCCGCTGTTGTCGCTCGGGATTCCCGGCGACGTTATCACCGCGATCATTCTCGGCGCGTTCATGATCCACGGCCTGACACCTGGCCCTGTGCTGTTCCAGGAGAACCTCACGCTGATCTACGCGCTGTTCTGCGGGATCATGCTGAGTTCGGCGGTGCTGCTGTTCGTCGGCCAGGGCGTGATCAAATATTTCTCGCTGGTTGCTGACATCCCCAAGGCGATCCTGCTGCCAATCGTCCTGATGTTCTGCGTCTACGGCTCCTTCGCAGTCAACAACAGTGTGTTCGACATCGGCCTGATGTTGTTCTTCGGCGTGGTTGGCTACGTATTCAACCGTACCGGCTTCGCCACTGCGCCCTTCCTGCTCGGCTTCATCCTCGGGCCAATGTTCGAAGACAACCTGCGGCGCACGCTGCTGATCGGACGCGGCGATCCGATGATTTTCTTCCGCGGCCCGATTACCTGGATCTTCATCGCCCTCACGGCGCTTTCGCTGTTCTTCGCTATCCGCCGTTACTGGCAGGAGCGCATCCGCCCCCGTTGA